From the genome of Streptomyces sp. NBC_01341, one region includes:
- a CDS encoding beta-ketoacyl-[acyl-carrier-protein] synthase family protein has product MTRRVAVTGVGVVAPGGIGAPAFWDLLANGRTATRGITLFDPSQFRSRIAAECDFDPVAHGLDEQLIARSDRYIQFALVAAREALGDAGLDLEREDPWRIGVSLGTAVGGTTRLEHDYVAVSDSGARWDVDHRPAGAHLERAFAPSTLASAVAEEVGAHGPVQTVSTGCTSGLDAIGYAFHSVEEGRVDVCIAGASDTPITPITVACFDAIKATSANNDDPEHASRPFDARRDGFVMGEGGAVLVLEELEHARARGATIYCEITGYATFGNAYHMTGLTSEGLEMAEAINTALAHAGLDGSQVDYVNAHGSGTKQNDRHETAAVKRALGSHAYKVPMSSIKSMVGHSLGAIGAIEIAACVLALKHQTVPPTANYETADPECDLDYVPRTARPLKLRSVLSVGSGFGGFQSAVALTRSGGRNP; this is encoded by the coding sequence ATGACCCGGCGCGTCGCCGTCACCGGGGTCGGTGTCGTCGCACCAGGCGGTATCGGGGCGCCGGCGTTCTGGGACCTGCTCGCCAACGGCCGCACGGCCACACGCGGCATCACCCTGTTCGACCCGTCGCAGTTCCGCTCGCGCATCGCGGCCGAGTGCGACTTCGACCCCGTGGCCCACGGCCTGGACGAGCAGCTGATCGCCCGCTCGGACCGGTACATCCAGTTCGCCCTGGTCGCGGCCAGGGAGGCACTCGGAGACGCCGGACTCGACCTGGAGAGGGAGGACCCCTGGCGCATCGGGGTCTCCCTCGGGACCGCGGTCGGCGGCACCACCCGGCTCGAGCACGACTACGTCGCCGTCAGCGACAGCGGAGCCCGCTGGGACGTCGACCACCGGCCTGCCGGCGCTCACCTCGAAAGGGCGTTCGCGCCGAGCACCCTCGCCTCCGCCGTCGCGGAGGAGGTGGGTGCCCACGGACCGGTGCAGACCGTCTCGACGGGCTGCACGTCCGGACTCGACGCGATCGGCTATGCCTTCCACTCCGTCGAGGAGGGCAGGGTCGACGTCTGCATCGCGGGTGCGTCCGACACGCCGATCACCCCCATCACGGTGGCCTGCTTCGACGCGATCAAGGCCACCTCGGCGAACAACGACGACCCGGAGCACGCCTCCAGGCCGTTCGACGCCCGCCGGGACGGGTTCGTGATGGGCGAGGGCGGAGCGGTCCTCGTGCTCGAGGAACTCGAGCACGCACGGGCCCGCGGGGCCACCATCTACTGCGAGATAACGGGCTATGCCACCTTCGGCAACGCCTATCACATGACCGGACTGACCAGCGAAGGCCTGGAGATGGCCGAGGCCATCAACACCGCCCTCGCGCACGCCGGACTGGACGGCTCGCAGGTCGACTACGTCAACGCGCACGGTTCGGGTACCAAGCAGAACGACCGGCACGAGACGGCGGCGGTGAAGCGCGCGCTGGGCAGCCACGCGTACAAGGTGCCGATGAGTTCGATCAAGTCGATGGTCGGCCATTCCCTGGGCGCCATCGGGGCGATCGAGATCGCCGCGTGCGTGCTGGCCCTCAAGCACCAGACGGTGCCGCCGACGGCCAACTACGAGACCGCTGATCCCGAGTGCGACCTCGACTACGTACCGCGCACCGCCCGGCCCCTCAAGCTGCGCAGTGTGCTCTCGGTCGGTAGCGGCTTCGGCGGATTCCAGTCCGCCGTCGCCCTGACCCGATCAGGCGGGAGGAACCCATGA
- a CDS encoding ketosynthase chain-length factor has translation MSAPATPARRSSVITGIGVVAPNGTGAGAFWKQTQEGVSVLDLVSREGCENLPLRVAGEVRDFDPVAFIEERFLVQTDRFTHYAMAAADLALDDARLGRADYEGAPFKVGVVTAAGSGGGEFGQRELQRLWGQGSRFVGPYQSIAWFYAASTGQISIRGGFKGPCAVVASDEAGGLDALMHAARSIRRGTDAVVVGAAEAPLAPYSVVCQLGYDDLSLSDEPTRAYRPFTAEACGFVPAEGGGMLVVEEETAALERGARVRAEVAGHAATFTGAGRWDESRGGLAHAIEGALREAGCAPEEIDVVFADALGVPSADRAEALAIADVLGAHGRRVPVTAPKTGIGRAYCGAPVLDTAAAVLAMEHGLIPPTPNVFDVCHDLDLVMGRARPAELRTALVLSRGLMGSNAALVLRRPTDTPA, from the coding sequence ATGAGTGCCCCGGCAACCCCGGCACGCCGCAGTTCCGTGATCACGGGTATCGGAGTCGTCGCCCCCAACGGGACCGGCGCCGGCGCCTTCTGGAAGCAGACCCAGGAAGGCGTCAGCGTCCTCGACCTGGTCTCCCGCGAGGGCTGCGAGAACCTCCCGCTGCGCGTCGCGGGTGAGGTCCGGGACTTCGACCCGGTGGCGTTCATCGAGGAGCGCTTCCTCGTCCAGACCGACCGCTTCACGCACTACGCGATGGCGGCCGCCGATCTCGCACTCGACGACGCCCGGCTCGGCCGCGCCGACTACGAGGGCGCGCCGTTCAAGGTGGGTGTGGTCACCGCGGCCGGCTCCGGCGGCGGCGAGTTCGGCCAGCGCGAGCTGCAACGGCTGTGGGGACAGGGGTCCCGCTTCGTCGGCCCCTACCAGTCCATCGCCTGGTTCTACGCTGCCAGCACCGGTCAGATCTCGATCCGGGGCGGCTTCAAGGGGCCGTGCGCGGTCGTGGCCAGCGACGAGGCCGGCGGGCTGGACGCGCTCATGCACGCGGCGCGCTCCATCCGCCGCGGCACGGACGCCGTCGTCGTCGGTGCGGCCGAGGCGCCGCTCGCACCGTACTCGGTCGTCTGCCAGCTCGGTTACGACGACCTCAGTCTGAGCGACGAACCCACCCGCGCCTACCGGCCGTTCACCGCTGAGGCCTGCGGATTCGTCCCGGCCGAGGGCGGTGGCATGCTGGTGGTCGAGGAGGAGACGGCGGCCCTCGAACGCGGGGCCCGGGTCCGTGCCGAAGTGGCCGGACACGCGGCCACGTTCACGGGCGCCGGCCGGTGGGACGAGTCACGCGGAGGACTCGCCCACGCGATCGAGGGAGCTCTGCGCGAGGCCGGCTGCGCGCCGGAGGAGATCGACGTGGTCTTCGCGGACGCGCTCGGTGTGCCCTCGGCGGACCGTGCCGAAGCCCTGGCCATCGCCGACGTCCTCGGCGCGCACGGACGGCGCGTACCCGTGACGGCGCCCAAGACGGGGATCGGCCGCGCCTACTGCGGTGCCCCCGTACTGGACACGGCGGCGGCTGTACTCGCCATGGAACACGGCCTGATCCCGCCGACGCCCAACGTCTTCGACGTGTGCCACGACCTCGACCTGGTCATGGGGCGTGCCCGCCCCGCCGAACTGAGGACAGCCCTCGTGCTGAGCCGAGGACTCATGGGATCGAACGCGGCCCTGGTGCTGCGACGCCCCACCGACACCCCTGCCTGA
- a CDS encoding SchA/CurD-like domain-containing protein: MTALSERISQSAFDGSRLRVILLLDLHDGAQNQFLEAYEHMRNQVASIPGHISDQLCQSIENPSQWLITSEWESAPPFLAWVNSEEHVATVQPLHSCVRDTRSLRFSVLRETGAAFESTSQPAKSRLQSAPRLGDGVVRHALTFTVKPGTEEMVAKILADYESPQARVDENTRLRRTSLFMHGNRVVRAVEVEGDLMAALRHVSRQPEVRAVEEAINPYLEQDRDLSDPDSARMFFTRAALPTVHHVTAGRHSSAQVERHALFYQGKEGCGMALARLLAGQDEEAADDVTSPIESSTIFQRDDIVVRLLEVSGPLDAQPTQALGIGGHRKAAMLGRLLDGGANGMPTTDQEAARFLAQAEMNLITDRRATDS, translated from the coding sequence ATGACAGCCCTCTCGGAACGTATATCTCAGTCCGCCTTCGACGGTTCGAGGCTCCGGGTCATACTGCTGCTGGACCTGCACGACGGCGCCCAGAACCAGTTCCTCGAGGCGTACGAGCACATGCGCAACCAGGTGGCCTCGATCCCCGGACACATCAGCGACCAGCTGTGCCAGTCCATCGAGAACCCCTCGCAGTGGCTCATCACCAGCGAATGGGAGAGTGCGCCGCCGTTCCTCGCCTGGGTCAACAGCGAGGAGCACGTCGCGACGGTACAGCCGCTGCACAGTTGCGTACGTGACACCCGGTCCCTTCGCTTCAGCGTCCTGCGGGAGACCGGCGCGGCGTTCGAGAGCACCTCGCAGCCCGCCAAGAGCCGTCTTCAGTCCGCACCGCGCCTCGGTGACGGCGTCGTGCGCCACGCACTGACGTTCACGGTCAAGCCGGGCACGGAGGAGATGGTCGCGAAGATCCTCGCCGACTACGAATCCCCGCAGGCACGCGTGGACGAGAACACCCGACTGCGCCGCACCTCGCTCTTCATGCACGGCAACCGTGTCGTGCGGGCCGTCGAGGTCGAGGGCGACCTGATGGCGGCACTGCGCCACGTCTCTCGGCAACCCGAGGTCAGGGCCGTGGAAGAGGCCATCAACCCGTACCTGGAGCAGGACCGCGACCTGAGCGACCCCGACTCCGCCCGCATGTTCTTCACCCGGGCCGCGCTCCCGACCGTCCACCACGTGACGGCCGGGCGGCACTCCTCGGCCCAGGTCGAACGGCACGCGCTGTTCTACCAGGGCAAGGAGGGCTGCGGCATGGCCCTGGCCCGGCTGCTCGCCGGCCAGGACGAGGAGGCGGCGGACGACGTCACGAGCCCCATCGAGAGCAGCACCATCTTCCAGCGCGACGACATCGTGGTGCGGCTCCTCGAGGTGAGCGGCCCGCTCGACGCGCAGCCCACGCAGGCGCTCGGCATCGGCGGCCACCGCAAGGCGGCCATGCTCGGCCGGCTGCTGGACGGCGGTGCGAACGGCATGCCGACGACCGACCAGGAGGCCGCGCGCTTCCTCGCGCAGGCAGAGATGAACCTGATCACCGACCGTCGGGCCACCGATTCCTGA
- a CDS encoding right-handed parallel beta-helix repeat-containing protein, whose amino-acid sequence MRTRHMNSLAAVTVVTASALGLAAVPTAASGHRDHVVHPGESIQGAVNAAEPGDTIVLLPGTYRESVLITTPGLTLRGAGERTVIRPPAAEPAKSSKPAKPAKSTKPAKTTKGAEAARGPRAANACAAGGNGICVVGTKGHTVDDVRIRALTVSGFSKSGVWASWTDGLSVRRVTASKNGTWGIAQERSTRGDFRRNTATANGDAGIFVANSVSEEGGATDTGGTLVVDNSVTRNRIGVTARRVRNLVIDGNTMTGNCSGVFVVGDESKPAAGAMTISGNRITKNNKFCAATPRLSAIQGSGIVLTGSERTIVRSNVIRDNVGSTPLSGGILLFKSFVGALNTDNEISRNLVRGNKPADLANRDTAGKGNTFVSNTCGTSVPAGMCAE is encoded by the coding sequence ATGAGAACAAGACACATGAACAGCCTGGCCGCCGTCACCGTCGTCACGGCCTCCGCTCTGGGCCTCGCGGCCGTCCCCACCGCGGCGTCCGGACACCGGGATCACGTGGTGCATCCGGGCGAATCGATCCAGGGCGCGGTCAACGCGGCGGAGCCGGGCGACACGATCGTCCTCCTGCCCGGCACCTATCGCGAGAGCGTTCTGATCACCACGCCGGGCCTGACCCTGCGCGGAGCCGGGGAGCGCACGGTGATCAGGCCGCCGGCCGCCGAGCCCGCGAAGAGCTCCAAGCCCGCGAAGCCCGCGAAGTCCACGAAGCCCGCCAAGACCACCAAGGGCGCCGAGGCCGCGCGGGGCCCACGGGCCGCCAACGCGTGTGCGGCGGGCGGGAACGGCATCTGTGTCGTCGGGACCAAGGGCCACACCGTCGACGACGTCAGGATCCGTGCGCTGACCGTCTCCGGCTTCAGCAAGAGCGGCGTCTGGGCGTCCTGGACCGACGGGCTCTCCGTCCGCAGGGTGACCGCCTCGAAGAACGGCACCTGGGGCATCGCGCAGGAGCGCTCGACCCGTGGCGACTTCCGGCGCAACACGGCCACCGCGAACGGTGACGCGGGGATCTTCGTCGCCAACTCGGTCAGCGAGGAGGGTGGGGCGACCGACACGGGCGGAACGCTCGTCGTGGACAACTCGGTGACCCGGAACCGCATCGGTGTCACGGCCCGCCGGGTCAGGAACCTGGTGATCGACGGCAACACCATGACCGGCAACTGCAGCGGTGTCTTCGTGGTCGGCGACGAGTCCAAGCCCGCGGCCGGCGCCATGACGATCAGCGGCAACCGGATCACGAAGAACAACAAGTTCTGCGCGGCGACCCCGCGCCTGTCGGCGATCCAGGGGTCGGGCATCGTCCTCACCGGCAGTGAGCGCACGATCGTTCGTTCCAACGTCATCCGGGACAACGTCGGCTCGACCCCCCTCTCCGGAGGCATCCTGCTCTTCAAGAGCTTCGTCGGCGCGCTGAACACCGACAACGAGATCAGCCGCAACCTCGTGCGCGGCAACAAGCCGGCCGACCTCGCCAACCGGGACACCGCGGGCAAGGGCAACACCTTCGTCAGCAACACGTGCGGGACATCCGTCCCGGCCGGCATGTGTGCCGAATGA
- a CDS encoding acyl carrier protein, with product MTAQLTYEELAGLMKNGAGLTVDPTEMANRPGSAFDEYGLDSLGLLGIVAALENRYGHPLPVDADRCKTPREFLDLVNTTLVTGA from the coding sequence ATGACCGCTCAACTGACGTACGAGGAACTGGCCGGACTCATGAAGAACGGCGCCGGCCTCACGGTCGACCCCACCGAGATGGCGAACCGCCCCGGTTCCGCCTTCGACGAGTACGGCCTCGACTCGCTCGGGCTGCTCGGCATCGTCGCCGCGCTCGAGAACCGGTACGGCCACCCCCTGCCTGTCGACGCCGACCGGTGCAAGACGCCCCGTGAGTTCCTCGACCTCGTGAACACCACCCTCGTGACAGGAGCCTGA
- a CDS encoding SRPBCC family protein: protein MSGHTENEITIAAPLDLVWEMTNDLENWPQLFSEYAAVEVMKREGQKTTFRLTMHPDENGKVWSWVSERTTDRQGRNVRARRVEPGPFQHMDIRWEYSEVPGGTRMHWRQDFAMRPDAPVDDAWMTENINRNSRVQLELIRDKIEQRDRERRTAAVPAN from the coding sequence GTGTCCGGACACACCGAGAACGAGATCACCATCGCCGCGCCCCTGGACCTCGTCTGGGAGATGACGAACGATCTCGAGAACTGGCCGCAGCTGTTCAGTGAGTACGCGGCCGTCGAGGTGATGAAGCGTGAGGGGCAGAAGACGACCTTCCGCCTCACGATGCACCCCGACGAGAACGGCAAGGTCTGGAGCTGGGTCTCGGAGCGCACCACGGACCGCCAGGGCCGGAACGTGCGCGCCCGACGGGTCGAGCCTGGCCCGTTCCAGCACATGGACATCCGGTGGGAGTACTCCGAGGTCCCGGGCGGCACGCGCATGCACTGGCGGCAGGACTTCGCGATGCGCCCGGACGCGCCGGTCGACGACGCGTGGATGACCGAGAACATCAACCGCAACTCCCGCGTGCAGCTGGAGCTCATCCGGGACAAGATCGAGCAGCGCGACCGGGAGCGGCGCACCGCCGCGGTCCCCGCCAACTGA
- the paaK gene encoding phenylacetate--CoA ligase PaaK yields MTALLDAGERLGRDELEALQLQRLRATLRHAYENVGFYRTAFDRAGLRPEDCRTLADLARFPFTVKADLRDNYPFGMFAVPEDRVRRIHASSGTTGRPTVVGYTARDLDTWADVVARSIRAAGGRPGHKAHVAYGYGLFTGGLGAHYGAERLGCTVIPASGGMTARQVQLIQDFRPEIIMITPSYMLTLLDEFERQGVDPRSTALKVGIFGAEPWTEQMRREIEERFAIDAVDIYGLSEVMGPGVAQECVETKDGLHIWEDHFYPEVVDPVTGEVLPDGEEGELVFTSLTKEAMPVIRYRTRDLTRLLPGTARAFRRMEKVTGRSDDMVILRGVNLFPTQIEEIVLRTPGVAPHFQLRLTRQGRLDALTVRAEARSGATTDDRVAAGRSIAAAVKDGVGVSVDVEIVDPETLERSVGKIRRIVDLREDG; encoded by the coding sequence ATGACGGCGCTGCTGGACGCCGGGGAGCGGCTCGGCCGCGACGAGCTCGAAGCGCTGCAGTTGCAGCGCCTCCGGGCCACACTGCGGCACGCGTACGAGAACGTCGGCTTCTACCGGACCGCGTTCGACAGGGCCGGCCTGCGGCCCGAGGACTGCCGCACCCTCGCGGACCTCGCCCGCTTCCCGTTCACCGTGAAGGCCGACCTCCGTGACAACTACCCCTTCGGGATGTTCGCCGTCCCGGAGGACCGGGTGCGGCGGATCCACGCCTCCAGCGGCACGACGGGCCGGCCCACGGTGGTCGGGTACACCGCACGCGACCTGGACACCTGGGCGGATGTCGTGGCCCGCTCGATCAGGGCCGCCGGCGGGCGCCCGGGACACAAAGCCCATGTGGCCTACGGATACGGGCTGTTCACGGGTGGCCTCGGCGCACACTACGGTGCCGAGCGGCTCGGCTGCACGGTCATTCCCGCTTCCGGCGGGATGACCGCGCGCCAGGTACAGCTCATCCAGGACTTCAGGCCCGAGATCATCATGATCACGCCCTCGTACATGCTCACCCTCCTGGACGAGTTCGAGCGCCAGGGTGTCGACCCGCGGTCCACGGCATTGAAGGTCGGCATCTTCGGCGCCGAGCCGTGGACCGAGCAGATGCGCCGGGAGATCGAGGAGCGGTTCGCGATCGACGCCGTCGACATATACGGGCTGTCGGAGGTGATGGGGCCGGGCGTGGCGCAGGAGTGCGTCGAGACCAAGGACGGTCTGCACATCTGGGAGGACCACTTCTATCCGGAGGTCGTCGACCCGGTCACCGGGGAGGTCCTGCCGGACGGGGAGGAAGGCGAGCTGGTCTTCACCTCGCTCACGAAGGAGGCCATGCCGGTGATCCGCTACCGGACCCGCGACCTCACGCGCCTGCTGCCGGGGACCGCCCGCGCCTTCCGGCGGATGGAGAAGGTCACCGGGCGCAGCGACGACATGGTGATTCTGCGCGGGGTGAACCTCTTTCCGACGCAGATCGAGGAGATCGTGCTCCGGACACCTGGAGTGGCCCCTCACTTCCAGCTGCGGCTGACCCGCCAGGGGCGTCTGGACGCCCTGACCGTGCGGGCGGAAGCACGGTCGGGTGCCACGACGGACGACCGCGTGGCGGCCGGGCGGTCGATCGCGGCCGCCGTGAAGGACGGGGTCGGCGTGAGCGTCGATGTCGAGATCGTCGACCCCGAGACGCTCGAGCGGTCGGTGGGCAAGATCAGGCGCATCGTCGACCTGCGGGAGGACGGCTGA
- a CDS encoding TcmI family type II polyketide cyclase: MHHALIVARMAPESAPDIANIFAASDNTELPHLVGVNRRSLFQFGDVYLHLIESERPPGPEIAKVMEHPEFKAISDRLTAFVSPYDPQTWRGPKDAMAQRFYTWQRDGSA, from the coding sequence ATGCACCACGCACTGATCGTCGCCCGGATGGCCCCCGAGTCCGCACCGGACATCGCGAACATCTTCGCGGCCTCCGACAACACCGAACTGCCCCACCTCGTCGGCGTGAACAGGCGCAGCCTCTTCCAGTTCGGCGACGTCTACCTGCACCTGATCGAGTCCGAGCGCCCCCCGGGCCCGGAGATCGCCAAGGTGATGGAACACCCCGAGTTCAAGGCCATCAGCGACCGGCTGACCGCTTTCGTGAGCCCCTACGACCCGCAGACCTGGCGCGGCCCGAAGGACGCGATGGCGCAGCGGTTCTACACGTGGCAGCGGGACGGCTCGGCCTGA
- a CDS encoding FAD-dependent oxidoreductase yields MNENVDHRVPVLVVGGSLVGLSTSLFLSRLGIRHLLVEKHRSTSTHPRGRGNNVRTMEVFRTAGAEQLIRDAASVLAENHGILQAGSLTGDDQEWLFKEIDPGGGLARFSPSGWCLCSQNDLEPVLVDHARAQGSELWFSTELISFEQDADGVTAVVKDRETGVHSTVRADYLVAADGPRSPIREQLGIGRTGPGDLFHNVSITFRSRGLAAVVGDRRFIVCYLTNPKADGALLPVDNEERWVFHAPWQPDRGETLEDFTDERCAEHIRLAVGAPDLDIEITGKAPWHAAERVAERYSSGRVFLAGDSAHEMSPTGAFGSNTGIQDAHNLAWKLAAVIDGAAEPGLLDTYEAERLPVAKATSARASARSSEHSHPGYAGSPGTGGGGRKGGGMLAVALGYRYARGAVLGVDPATPVVPEGMGLTGEPGSRAPHMWLGRDGERVSTLDLYEQAFVLLCDARQQDWRAAAAGVAKRLGVRLDAFGIGSGPGADLESEQGADWAAAHGTSAEGAVLVRPDGFVAWRSENAAADPEGTLYEVMATLLHRV; encoded by the coding sequence ATGAACGAGAACGTCGACCATCGCGTGCCGGTCCTTGTCGTGGGTGGCTCCCTGGTGGGGCTGTCCACGTCCCTCTTCCTGAGCCGGCTCGGCATCCGCCATCTGCTGGTGGAGAAACACCGCAGCACCTCGACCCACCCCCGCGGGCGTGGCAACAACGTCCGCACCATGGAGGTGTTCCGCACCGCGGGGGCGGAACAGCTGATCCGGGACGCCGCGTCCGTACTGGCGGAGAACCACGGCATCCTGCAGGCCGGCTCGCTCACGGGGGACGACCAGGAGTGGCTGTTCAAGGAGATCGACCCGGGTGGCGGTCTCGCCAGGTTCAGTCCCAGCGGCTGGTGCCTGTGCAGCCAGAACGACCTGGAACCGGTCCTGGTCGATCACGCGAGGGCGCAGGGCAGCGAGCTGTGGTTCTCCACGGAGCTGATCAGCTTCGAGCAGGACGCGGACGGGGTCACCGCCGTGGTGAAGGACCGGGAGACCGGGGTGCACAGCACGGTGCGCGCCGACTATCTCGTCGCGGCCGACGGCCCCCGCAGCCCGATCCGTGAGCAGCTCGGCATCGGCCGGACGGGTCCCGGCGACCTCTTCCACAACGTGAGCATCACCTTCCGCTCCCGGGGCCTCGCCGCGGTGGTCGGTGACCGGCGCTTCATCGTCTGCTACCTGACCAACCCGAAGGCGGACGGCGCGCTCCTGCCGGTGGACAACGAGGAACGCTGGGTCTTCCACGCGCCGTGGCAGCCCGACCGGGGCGAGACACTGGAGGACTTCACCGACGAGCGGTGTGCGGAACACATCCGCCTCGCGGTCGGAGCGCCGGACCTCGACATCGAGATCACGGGCAAGGCCCCGTGGCACGCGGCGGAGCGGGTGGCCGAGCGGTACAGCTCGGGCAGGGTCTTCCTCGCCGGAGACTCGGCCCACGAGATGTCGCCCACCGGGGCCTTCGGGTCCAACACCGGCATCCAGGACGCGCACAACCTGGCGTGGAAGCTGGCCGCCGTGATCGACGGCGCGGCGGAGCCGGGGCTCCTCGACACGTACGAGGCGGAACGGCTTCCCGTGGCGAAGGCCACGAGCGCGCGGGCGTCGGCCCGTTCGAGCGAGCACAGCCACCCGGGGTACGCGGGATCGCCCGGCACCGGTGGCGGAGGCCGCAAGGGCGGCGGCATGCTCGCGGTCGCCCTCGGCTACCGCTATGCGCGGGGGGCGGTCCTGGGCGTCGATCCCGCGACTCCCGTGGTACCCGAGGGCATGGGTCTGACGGGCGAACCGGGCTCCCGCGCGCCGCACATGTGGCTCGGCCGCGACGGGGAGCGCGTGTCGACCCTGGACCTCTACGAGCAGGCGTTCGTCCTGCTCTGCGACGCCCGGCAACAGGATTGGCGTGCGGCCGCCGCCGGGGTGGCGAAGCGTCTCGGTGTCCGTCTGGACGCCTTCGGCATCGGCTCCGGCCCGGGCGCGGACCTGGAGTCGGAGCAGGGGGCCGACTGGGCGGCCGCCCACGGCACCTCGGCCGAGGGCGCCGTGCTGGTGCGCCCCGACGGATTCGTGGCCTGGCGGTCCGAGAACGCGGCGGCGGACCCCGAGGGGACGCTGTACGAGGTGATGGCGACACTGCTGCACCGCGTCTGA
- a CDS encoding cupin domain-containing protein — translation MTTHRPRIVDLSETQPNRRRGGDLRALLTPTAVGATSGFMGLALVEPGDRIGEHYHPYSEEFVYVVAGLLEVDLDGEAFAMRPDQGLLIPPHVRHRFRNVGDVEARMVFHLGPLAPRPELGHVDTEVTETAERGAPPERTGAAS, via the coding sequence ATGACCACCCACCGGCCTCGCATCGTGGACCTCAGCGAGACTCAGCCCAACCGCAGGCGCGGGGGCGACCTGCGTGCACTGCTCACACCCACGGCGGTGGGGGCCACCAGCGGCTTCATGGGGCTGGCCCTCGTCGAGCCCGGCGACCGCATCGGCGAGCACTACCACCCGTACTCCGAGGAATTCGTGTACGTCGTGGCCGGCCTCCTCGAAGTCGATCTGGACGGCGAGGCGTTCGCCATGCGGCCCGACCAGGGGCTGCTGATCCCGCCACACGTCCGCCACCGCTTCCGCAACGTGGGTGACGTGGAGGCCCGCATGGTCTTCCACCTCGGTCCGCTCGCCCCGCGCCCGGAGCTCGGGCACGTGGACACCGAGGTCACGGAGACGGCCGAGCGCGGAGCCCCGCCGGAACGAACGGGGGCCGCCTCATGA
- a CDS encoding methyltransferase, with amino-acid sequence MTTVSPTPETPVTSPPATHPASSAAQTPPPSMRLRELAFGAACAAAVRAAARLGVADALGETPSSAAELALVVDAEPVPLQRLLRALCCYGIFAETEDGKFVHTEMSRLLREDDPNSLRYISLWCTEPWTWEVWPRLEDAVRTGTSVFPETFGKGFFDYLHQDAGESAQVFNRAMTTSSVQSARDVAERLDLTGVSSVADIGGGQGHVLASLLEKHPSVHGTLMDLPGVVARADARLRDGGPLADRVRIVPGDCREDIPFEVDLYIIKNILEWDDESTRRTLANVVAAARPGARVVIIENLVDDTPSMRFTTAMDLLLLLNVGGAKHTRESLVTRMSAAGLRVGEIHPVNAYLHAFECVVP; translated from the coding sequence ATGACCACCGTGAGCCCCACCCCCGAGACCCCCGTCACCTCGCCGCCCGCCACGCACCCGGCGTCCTCCGCCGCTCAGACACCGCCGCCGTCCATGCGTCTGCGTGAGCTCGCGTTCGGAGCGGCCTGCGCCGCGGCCGTACGCGCGGCAGCCAGGCTGGGCGTCGCCGACGCTCTGGGCGAGACGCCCTCGTCGGCCGCGGAGCTGGCCCTGGTCGTGGACGCCGAACCCGTGCCACTGCAGCGGCTGCTGCGTGCGCTGTGCTGCTACGGGATCTTCGCGGAGACCGAGGACGGGAAGTTCGTCCACACCGAAATGTCCCGGCTGCTGCGGGAGGACGACCCCAACAGCCTGCGCTACATCTCCCTGTGGTGCACGGAGCCCTGGACCTGGGAGGTCTGGCCCCGGCTCGAGGACGCCGTGCGCACCGGCACGAGCGTCTTCCCCGAGACGTTCGGCAAGGGCTTCTTCGACTACCTCCACCAGGACGCCGGCGAGTCCGCCCAGGTGTTCAACCGGGCGATGACCACGTCCAGCGTGCAGTCCGCGCGGGACGTCGCCGAGCGGCTCGACCTCACCGGGGTCTCCTCGGTGGCCGACATCGGCGGCGGCCAGGGCCACGTGCTCGCGAGTCTGCTGGAGAAGCACCCCTCGGTCCACGGCACGCTCATGGACCTGCCGGGTGTCGTGGCGCGCGCGGACGCCAGGCTCCGGGACGGCGGCCCGCTCGCGGACCGTGTCCGGATCGTGCCCGGTGACTGCCGCGAGGACATCCCGTTCGAGGTTGATCTCTACATCATCAAGAACATCCTCGAATGGGACGACGAGAGCACCCGCAGGACCCTTGCCAACGTGGTCGCCGCCGCTCGTCCCGGCGCGCGCGTGGTGATCATCGAGAACCTCGTCGACGACACCCCGTCGATGCGGTTCACCACGGCGATGGACCTGCTGCTCCTGCTCAACGTCGGCGGGGCCAAGCACACCCGGGAGAGCCTGGTCACGCGGATGTCCGCCGCGGGTCTGCGCGTGGGCGAGATCCACCCGGTCAACGCGTACCTGCACGCCTTCGAGTGCGTCGTGCCGTAA